Proteins encoded together in one Prionailurus viverrinus isolate Anna chromosome B1, UM_Priviv_1.0, whole genome shotgun sequence window:
- the DRD5 gene encoding D(1B) dopamine receptor: protein MLPPGSNRTASRARFRQQQLAQRGSLGGSEGAAPLGAAQVVTAGLLTLLIVWTLLGNVLVCAAIVRSRHLRAKMTNVFIVSLAVSDLFVALLVMPWKAVAEVAGYWPFGAFCDIWVAFDIMCSTASILNLCVISVDRYWAISRPFRYERKMTQRVALIMVGLAWALSILISFIPVQLHWHRDKAGSWGEAPPPSGPANGTPWEEAGEPEARAENCDSSLNRTYAISSSLISFYIPVAIMIVTYTRIYRIAQVQIRRISSLERAAERAQSCRGRAACAPDPSLRASIKKETKVLKTLSVIMGVFVCCWLPFFILNCTVPFCSGRREGPGAGFPCVSETTFDVFVWFGWANSSLNPVIYAFNADFRQVFAQLLGCGRLCSRTQVETVNISNELISYNQDTVFHKEIAAAYIHMIPNAVSPGDGEGDKEEESPFDRMSQISQTSPDGDPAAESVWELDCEGEVSLGKITPFTPNGFQ, encoded by the coding sequence ATGCTGCCGCCGGGGAGCAACCGCACCGCGTCCCGGGCGCGCTTCAGGCAGCAGCAGCTGGCGCAGCGGGGCTCCCTGGGGGGCTCGGAGGGGGCGGCGCCCCTGGGGGCAGCGCAGGTGGTCACCGCCGGCCTCCTGACCCTGCTCATCGTCTGGACCCTGCTGGGCAACGTGCTGGTGTGCGCGGCCATCGTGCGCAGCCGCCACCTGCGCGCCAAGATGACCAACGTCTTCATCGTGTCTCTGGCTGTGTCCGACCTCTTCGTGGCGCTGCTGGTCATGCCCTGGAAGGCGGTCGCCGAGGTGGCCGGTTACTGGCCCTTTGGGGCCTTCTGCGACATCTGGGTGGCCTTTGACATCATGTGCTCCACCGCGTCCATCCTGAACCTGTGCGTCATCAGCGTGGACCGCTACTGGGCCATCTCCAGGCCCTTCCGCTATGAGCGCAAGATGACCCAGCGCGTGGCTTTGATCATGGTCGGCCTGGCCTGGGCCTTGTCCATCCTAATCTCCTTCATCCCAGTTCAACTCCACTGGCACAGGGACAAGGCAGGCTCCTGGGGCGAGGCGCCACCGCCATCCGGCCCGGCCAACGGGACgccctgggaggaggcaggggagccAGAGGCGAGGGCGGAAAACTGCGACTCCAGCCTGAACCGAACTTACGCCATCTCCTCTTCGCTCATCAGCTTCTACATCCCCGTGGCCATCATGATCGTGACCTACACGCGCATCTACCGCATCGCCCAGGTGCAGATCCGCAGGATCTCCTCGCTGGAGAGGGCCGCCGAGCGCGCGCAGAGCTGCCGCGGCCGCGCAGCCTGTGCGCCCGACCCCAGCCTGCGGGCATCCATCAAGAAGGAGACCAAAGTCCTCAAGACGCTGTCGGTGATCATGGGGGTCTTCGTGTGCTGCTGGCTGCCCTTCTTCATCCTTAACTGCACAGTCCCCTTCTGCAGCGGCCGCCGCGAGGGTCCTGGGGCCGGCTTCCCCTGCGTCAGCGAGACCACCTTCGACGTCTTCGTCTGGTTCGGCTGGGCCAACTCCTCCCTCAACCCGGTCATCTACGCCTTCAACGCTGACTTCCGGCAGGTGTTTGCGCAGCTGCTGGGGTGCGGTCGCCTGTGCTCCCGCACCCAGGTGGAGACGGTGAACATCAGCAATGAACTCATCTCCTACAATCAGGACACCGTCTTCCACAAGGAGATCGCAGCTGCCTACATCCATATGATCCCCAATGCCGTGTCCccgggggacggggagggggacaAGGAGGAGGAGAGCCCTTTCGATCGAATGTCCCAGATCTCTCAGACGTCCCCGGATGGTGACCCTGCTGCTGAGTCTGTGTGGGAGCTGGACTGCGAGGGAGAGGTTTCTTTAGGCAAAATAACGCCTTTCACCCCGAACGGATTCCAGTAG